The Vigna angularis cultivar LongXiaoDou No.4 chromosome 6, ASM1680809v1, whole genome shotgun sequence genome contains the following window.
GTATTCTCGATTATCTAGTATTTATAAAGACTATTACTTCTTAATCTCGTCGATTACTTTTAAGCCTTGTCTGAAACTTTGAGATAAGTTTGATACTTAACATTACTTGTACTTGTTGGAAAGATGTACTTATATATAAGATTGCCTTATTGACAAGATTCATACAAGACGAGTACTTCTCCACCTTACATGTTATTGGTagcaaaataatatttgttaataatatgTACTTCTAAGTAGaagcactagtgcagaaagagttttagacgtttgttattttgagtttttaacGTCAGATTCCGATCCGACGTTTTTACAGGTGACGTTAATGGGACGCCGGATTCTTTAGAGTCCGACATCTATAAAAGACGTCGGATTACACCAAAACCAACGTCTAAGGGcactatagacgtcggacatggCATTAACTGACGTCTAAGGGCAcaatagacgtcggttaatgcctTTAATCGACGTCTAAGAAcactatagacgtcggacatggcattaaccgacgtctactgtAGCTCATGTCTTTGGGTAGtgtagtagcaccttcttcctttgctagtttTGTCATAGAAAAGGTTGCGGTCTTTTGGACTtcttatggcatttcaaccgaaaaccgaatGTGGGTTcttgcctagttccattccAACTGACAATTAAAACGAATACGGTGACTTGAtaactaggcaaggacccaggttcggttttgggttgaaacactataagacatccaaaagacgcaagcttttcttacaacaaaactagcaaagggagaatgtgctactacgctacctaAAGACACGACAAAAACTgcacaaaaacaacaaaaactcattttaatcggttcaaatggaagataatcaatcaaagactaatttaatcggagtaaaagtaagtttaaacggttcaaaagagataaaacgcacctggaaatgcaatgccgcggagagaaaaggcgagGAGAAAGACGATGAAGTGTGCGTAACCGCGTGTTCATGATTTCTGATTTAACAGGAATCTAGACGTCGGATGTGGCGGGATCCGACGTCTAAACGgcgaaaaaaaatgatttttcacaTTCTGACgcatatagacgtcggttaggaGGGTGCCCGACGTATAGGttaacttttcacctaccctgtcagccatatagacgtctgttacaGGGGGATCGACGTCTATAATCGTATATAGACATCAGATTGGCGgaatcagacgtctatatggtgcaaaaaaatgacttttcacctacctatCAGACATATATACGTTGGGTAGGGggggcccgacgtctataatattatagacgtcggggctcctcctaaccgacgtctatatgcccaacttatttacgaaaatgccatcgtcaataatttacgttggttattttgtggtccgacgtctacggggtgactttaaaagccaattctgcactagtgaagaGATACATCTCATAAGGTTGGTACATCTTATATCTACATGATATCGATAAAACTTGCATATAATTTGTCAATTCATTTAACATTCTAACTCATAATTgacattatcattatttttattatttcttagtatttttattattaattttaaataatttagtatttattaaaGAATGTTGGAAAGATAAGTATTTGGATAATACaagtataatattttgtaaataagtaaaaattttataagattgaagaatatattaagaattataattaaagtaaatttttcaGACCTAGTAAGTTCGATCCAACTTGTTCACTGAATAAAACTagtaaaaaatcattttgaaagCTAAAGAAACTCaccattattttcatctttgGGAGAATAGGGAACTATCCTAAAGGAGAGAGGACAAAGATGCATTTTTGGAAGTTGAAGAAACtcatcattattttcatcatctATCCCTTTTCTACTACTGTATATTTAACTTCATAAATTTAATTGCTTtctaaaattttagatttatcttattaaaaattaatcattttcattatttcaaagtttttaatcttaattaataaataattatagttcaTAAAACAAACGTGAGTGTCTTgaaaaaatgatatttgaatttttttttattttattacttatagGATTTAGTATGAAAAAatgataattgaattttttttcttttattacttaTACGATTTAATAGACTTGGTAATATCTTAGCATTATCTaaactttatcattttataatttagtagtaCATTGATGCACAATCAAGAATGCGTTACGATTTCCTCTTCCTTGCAGGTAAAGCATAAATTATCAAGATCAAGATCTAGTGCTTGACAGATAATGCTTTTCTGATAATTCTTTCTCGAATATGGCAACCACAGGCTGTTTATTATTTGAGGAAAGATGtgcatatgaaaatttaaaaggcATACAATAGATTCACTCTCACACACATCAAAAGAAAAGGAATAGCACACAACATCCTTTGATATAAAACATTCTTAAAAATAGGTGTTGTTGCTAACTTGTTATCTTACAAAACACTCAGAACACTTGGGCACAATCATATGTACTTAGTTATTCCAACTAATTTAAGCTCCTTCTTTTCTGCAATGGATGATAGGATTTATATACCTTGCTGATTGGCCCAAACAATCTTTCGAACTTCACTGGAGTTACCTTGGACAAGGTTAGCACCAGGTGCGATATATATTTACTCCACAGAGCATGATCAAGtgtaaaatgtaaaatgaaGACGAGAACACCAACTCCAAAAGTGAAATAAGGGCTCCAACTTGATAAGAATTCGAAGATCAATGTGGCACTGGCAATAGAAGCAACCAACATGAATCCAGCAGAGATAAAAAGTGTGACACTACCAAATCTGACCTTGTTTTCTTGTAAGCGAATAGACTCATCTTGTGGTTCCACATTTGAAGGAAGAATAGCTGAAGCATAGAACAACATAGATGCAGCGCAGAAACTTGTTTCCAGCCCtactgatataaaaaatatgatgtaCCATGTTTTCTTCCGAAAAATTGGAGTAAGTGTACTATCAATATCATTAAGAGGAATGGTTATGGCAACCGAAATTCCTAAGGTGATGATAAGAGTTGCCACCACTATTAAAGTATTTGCCAGAGACTTCAGTTCAGATGCAGATTCTTTGTGTAACTCTTTGTGTGACTGATGAAATAATTCTATAGGAGTCAAACcatctttgtttttctttgttttcattgaAGGCGGAACTATTTTCTGTACCTCCTGTTTCGTTcaaaatgaaactaaatattattaaaatacaaaaagtggaaaattaattgtaaaagtaataataaagtGTTCATATAGAAAATCTAGAAAGATAATTGATTTTTCTGAAGAATAAGTGTTtcataaaaacaatatattgtaGAGATGAgatattttacaataaattgaaaattttcaactaaAACTTTAAAAGACAAATTCCTTACTATATATTGGAGagttttaaattacataaaattttaaaaaatttctatattCACATTCCTTGCTAATTAACTTTTGGCTATAATTACTTTTCAATTCACATCGATTaggatttctttttattaatattaaagaagtattttttatttatttatattggtagattatttttattgtagatCATTGTTATTTCTTACTTAATATTAGTCAAAGTTTTTCTACCATTGTCAGAAAAACTATTAACAAATGTGAATTATTAGATTATTGTAGTGACATCTTTCTTGCTGATGTTTACAGtgattatttcttttatcaacaCAGATACTATTATTTGTTAATAGAtagttagaatttttttttctaatattgaCTGAAATAACTTTCAATcaattttaactataatttttttcaaggTTAATCAGGGAAAATTTTCAAGCAACATGGATAAAAAGaagtctgaaaaaaaaaatctccaaTCAAGAAAGtcataaaaataacatgtatTAATGTCAgcctataatataataatattaactaaatataatcttcaatggaaaaaaaatatctagTAAAAAAAAAGCTTAAGAAACTCTATGGAAGAATAGTTTGAAGgttgattaaaaatatcattaatattaatagttttgaattattaatgatttttaatatttaaataatgtttatatttgATAATCTTTAAAATACTTGAtccaataagaaaaaaaatatcaaaacttaacatttgaatgattttattcaaacaaaatatttgaatacaattttaaagaagaaattcaaatttaacacACTAAAATATCTTTGAAATGGtgaattttctttaaataaattttcacagTTTTCTTATAATCTATAAAAGGAGTGTTTGTTTTTTTCCATACAGATTAAGGAACtagtagaaagaaaaatattaaatagataAACATCCTTGTAATGGAAAAATGCTAATGAAGTAGATATATATACCTTAAACCATGTCTCCTCAGTACGCATTTGAACATAGTTTGTTGATAATCCGAATTTTTGTTCTGGTTTATCCAACTTTGCAGCTAAATGAAGAACATTGTTATCGTTAAAATCAACCAATTGTACCATCATATTCTTGAAATCCCCCTGCTTTAATATTAGTTTGTATACAGCTTCTTGTCGATGCAGAATAGCAATGTGGAGTAAGTTTCTTTGCTTGGTGGAATCCACTTCAAATAACAATTCTGGATAAtacttgaaaataaattttaaaatcatagtGTTTCCATATTTTGCAGCATCAAACATTGCTGTTGACAATTTTGCATAGTTGAGAGATTCTTCCTCTTTTCCCATTCCCTTAAACAACGATCTTACAATATCTTCATCACCAATAGCTTCCTGGGACGAAGCTATCGTTGAGTTGAAATTAGTCATGTAGGCATACATAGTACACACAAAAATCTagttaaataaagtaattataataCATTACTGTTGCAGTCCTAAGAGCAGCATTTCTGaactataaaaattaagttgGTAAAGATTAATAGAACTCACAAATTTGGGCAAGCATTTGCAAGGCTGTGAATCCCCCTTCGTTTTCCATGGTAGCCAATTTAGGATAGCGATTCAACAATTTTGATGCCACGCCTGTGATGACCAGGCATAAATCATAAGGCAAAAAGTGAAAAACTATTGTTAAATATGCAAAAGAAATATGCTTCAGATAGAAATAATAACGTATAAATAATTTTGCCAtagatcatttttttttctcgcaTTAaggaaatatatggatgaggaATTACTGTAAATATTGTTGTCGATGGTGAAGAAAAATAAGTTGGCAATGTCTTGGAAGGGCATGCTGTTGTGAAGGTCCAGTGGAAGAGCTTGAAATAAAAATTCTGCCATTGAAATGTGGCCTGCAGAAGATGCTAATTGAATTGGCAGCATATTGTTTTGGCCTCTAATCCATGGCAACCTTCGATTCTTGCGTAACAGAATTCCAGCAATTTTAACATTCCCAGTCATCGCAGCCAAACAAAAGGCTGTGTTTCCATCTACCATGGGAATTTCCAAATCATGCATTTCCATACAATTCACCAGCTTTTCTGCAAAACTGGTTTTTCTCATGCTTACTGCAACATGAAGGGCTGTCATTTCACGACCATTTAGTGGAATTCGCCACCATTGAGAAGGAATTCTGGAATAGGATAATGCCTCAATCCAATTTCCAGAAGCTGCTGCTATATGTATTTTCCTTCTAGCGCTTTCTGCGTCTCATGTACTTCATacaatcaattttcttttcataactTTCACTTACCTCTATCTACAGTACACAAATATTATACTAAATatcacaattttaaataaaatatatataactgttTACTGCcattataaatatgttttacacTAATAATATACAGTCAAGCtatttaataagttttatttaatgGTTAATGTGATATCTCTGAACACAACAGAATTTAATACATTGGTAATGCTGTTTAGGTTCCAGTATAACTAACATTACTCGAATTTAGGTGATtccaaaaacatttttcattagGATATACCTagtaaaatacaaaattcataATCAGTTATGGAAACTATAAGTAAATGTAAATACACTCATAACACATTATATATTCATGAGAAATTATCATTTACGATTCCATTCTTTTAATGGCTTAAATTAGATTCTAATTTCATAAGATTTACATCTGGTCTTGACATTGAATGTGAATAAAAATAGAGAAGGAAATAAATTCATGATATATAATGAATAAATCATATATGTCGTCACTATTTacggatttttttttttgttgataaaaaaactattgatttactgtttaaaatattttaattttttcatagattttaaaaatacttcATTTGAGATTTTATAATTCCCGAATATGCATCCGAAATGAAAATACCCAAATAAATTTTTGCTTAAGACTTtaaggaaaaaattgaaaaaaaaatcaaaataaatttagattaatatttatttcCCTAACACAAAAGTAACTTGTAAACCATTTTAAATAGACAAATTAAAGCCCACAACGTTCTTATATCGTTATGTTCtttttcctctctctttttatattatcttaataGGATATCTCAGTTAAATTGTCCTAACATTGtcactaataattaaaataacttttcaatCTAAGAACAGaatataaagttttgaaaaaatggCTAAAAAAGCAGCTTTCAATCCAGTGTGGTCGAAGATGCTGTCATTTATTAAAGATGACTTAAGTTCGGATATGGAGATAAAGTAAATTTAAGTATgagatattttattatgtttttatttaaaatttatttttaaattttttattgacgaaataaaatagttaatactaaaaaaattaaaaattattttgagacatttttttcttaaaaacctaaaagaattagtattaaaaaaattaaattttttttacctgAAACAGAAATTTTATGTTCTTGAACCTGGAGTCGGCCTCGTTCTTCACTTACGACACCCACTTGAGTAAAATCTGTAGATGCATTTACCAAAAGTAATGTTTTTATCATAATTGAAAAAGTAAATGCGTTGTTCATTATTGAATTCAAGCACAATACTAACGAATGTACAAAATTTAAACTTTGCAGGCATCCATGGATTTCACAAAActaaaagtagaaaaaatttCATTAGTAATTTAGAGCAAAACATACTCTCGGCCTTGGGAATGTCATCTGCAGCTGGCATGATACTTGCGTCTGAGTCTGCCATAATTCCGTTTAAGCTATCCGTTAAGTCGTGTAGGGAGGACTCTGGTGGTGTATTTCAGTTACTTTTCACAATTGACATTCCGGCCACCGGAAATAGGGAGGGTGGGGACGGTGGCCGGTGATCTTCATCGTTTAGTATAAAGTGCGACAACTTTCTTCTCAAAGGATCTTTGATAATAATCCAAACCTCTTACACTGTTCTCTCACCCGATtttttcttcttgaatctttaaatcaatttaacttGAGCCACCAAACACAACTAaacaaaagttattaatattttaatacgaGTTGAAAGTGTGAAAGGtgcttttaaatttaaatggcCTTACTATAATTgcttttttttacaaaaacacAGTAAGTCCTcgaaaattgattttaataatgagtaaagaaaatgaatttcaaaGTATGTTGTTCATAATGGATGTGATGTGACTTTTTTACTATTcctatgttttgttttgttatatttagCATGTGCGGACGGAATCCAGAGACAATTTTAAAtggattttattaataataaaaaggagCAAGTCCAAGATGTAAAGTGTGATTCGAATTAGAGTGCCAAGATCCAGATGCTCTCTAGTTTAATTTTCCAAGTAGCATTAAACCTAatccttaaaatattaaacgtgttcttattaaaaattaaatttagctATCATTTAGTCCTTATAGTTATACAAAATTTGGCTTTCAACTctcatatttaaatatagttcatttgagtttattttttaacagtTGCCAATCCATATTGCGAGGTATTGCCGAGCATGCTTATAATTGAGtcttattttttcattattttaccatatttaataattttacatcaACATGACTCTATCCATGTTTTGGTTCCAGATCTGAAGGGAAAATAGCTGAAGCATGTGGTTTTGGTCTCTAATCCATAGCAACCTATAATTTCAGCAATTTGCACATTTCCAGTTATCGCAGCCAAACAAAAGGCTGTGTTCCCTTCTGCCTTGCAAATTTCCAAATCTTGCATCTTCTTACAATTCACAAGCTTTTCTACAAAAGCTAGTTTTTCTTATACTTACTGCGACGTGTAGGGCTGTAATTCCACCATTATTTAATGGAATTCGCCACCAATGAGGATGCATTTTAAAATAGGATGCATTTAGAATATCATCTGCGCCATAGAAGGAAATTGCATCTGAGTCTTTGGGGACTGGGGTTTTAAAACAACTTCCTAGGACTTAGTTTTAAAGAGTTAGAACCAGCTCATAGGTTAGGAATTGAAACGATAAGTCTAATGAcaagtttctaataaaaaattgaagttgttACATGATGCCATAAAGAAATATGacattaatcaattaaaacaataacGTAACGCTGAACCCTGGGAATGCTATGTGCAGCTGACAAACTAATTACATCTCACAAAATTATCCCCGCACacctaattatttttctatagaTTTCCatcacttaataaaaaaattagtccTTTTACTTCTTACTTAATTTATCCTTACtaatctattttatattttaaactaaaattataattttatcagtTGCCGAAAAGAATAATATGTAAGAAACGAATTACATATGTGGTCTGTcaagttaactttttttttctacatatGTTATCTTTCTTTCCTTGTGTTACAAAATTAAGACGGTATTCTCTTGGGTAAATTTGTTGCTCACAATTGTGAGACATCAATTTGTGCTAAATTGTTGAGTTTCATATGAGAGATTTGAGGGTGAGGAACTGCGTAAATTTTCATAATGCAATGTTTTTGCAATATCACATAAAGTGGAATGATTTATTGTTAATACTATATTAACCAAACTACATTAATTCAAATTACACTTTCATTTTTACGTCTATGGTGGTCAAAGAACAAGATGGTTCGAATTAAGTTTAGTGGTGAAATCAGTTTTGAGATACTAAATTTGATTTTAGACTTAACTGTAAGAAAGGAAATCAGTTCTAAAGTAAAGGGAATCGATTTTcatgattattatatatatatatatatatatatatatatatatatatatatatatatatatatatatatatatatatatatatatatttaagaataataataaaataataatatgatattttaatttattaaaattttaattttttatttatcaagtTCAAAAATCACTTATAAATTTTactcataaatttatttattttcacataattttttttaaaataaatacgaaaattttatcttcaaatttattgaaattcatttcctattttttcgttctcaaattcatcttaaaaataCACACCCTAAAATAAAGGATATATATCTTTCATATACTATAATTGATCCGCCTTTAAAGTTGAGTTTGATAGGAAAATGactaaatattgaaataaaaattaataaaatttggtgaagcaacgaataaagaaaacatactttattaaaagtaatttgtaATTTCATTTACTTTTCTATAATAACCTCTTTCAACTTTCTTTTGGTctcttttcatttctctttaattaaactattcaaatcttcactttatttttcattaatttactctacacatatttattttctctcctGAGAAGCAACTCTATAGGAAAAAATATTCAttgatgagagaaaaattgaaacgCGGGCCCACCACTATGATACGCAAAAGTAACAGCAAAACCCTAACTACCCATAATAATTTAATTCGTATTATTGTTGCACCAAAGGgattttagttaatattaaaCATTAGGGTGCTCccagaatatatttttttgaccATTTATAATCTTGggtattattagtttattaagCACAGTTCATACAAATGTGATGAGTAATGAGTAGAAAAAAGGTATATTATAGATTCACGTGTAAAAGTAATCACGCAagatattgtaatttaaaactATCTGGCAAACTTTCCATCTTGCTAAAGAGAGACAATCCTGAGCACAAAAATgctatatattaatttattccaACTCTTTAGAGcttaatttgttttgaaatggaTTAAAGTTAACCGCGGATTGGAGATAACAAGTTTGCCTTCTGCCGAAGAGCTGCCAGGCAAAAGGTAAACACGGAGGTGGCAGAGTGAGTCCATAGACCATAGTCAAGCGTAGGATGCACAATCAATGGGATACAACCAATCCCAGCAATGAAATAAAAGATCCAGTTGGGTAAGAAGTCAAAGATCAATATGGAACCCGAAGCAATAGCAATGAACATGAATCCAAGGGAGGAAAAAAGTGCCATATTCCCAAATTCCAACTTCGTTTGCACCAACCCTACATACTCATGTTCTGGTTTCCACCTTGTGGGAAGAATAATTGAAGCGTAGAACAATATAGATGAAGCACATAAGTACGTTCCAATTGAAATCGACACAAAAAATAAGGTATACCATGTCTTCTTCCGAAACATTGGAGTGATTGTACTATCAATATCATCGATGGGAATTGTCATAGCTCCGGTGATCCCTAGGCTGATTATAAGAGTTGCCACCACTAGTAAAGTATTTGCCGAACCTCTCACTCCAGATACAGATTTTGTGTGCAACTCTTTGTGGGACAGATAAAATTCTTCTTTAGGAGTCAAACCATCTTTATTTCTCATTGTTTTCATTGCAGCTGGAACTATTTGCTCCACTTTCTGTTTAAGAAAATTACCGTAAACAACGTTATTGTTATAGGAAAAATCCTAACTAATCGAGTAGAATTATATACCTGAAACCATAACTCCTCGCTACGCATTAGAACATGTTCTGTTGGTAATACAAATGTTGGTTCCGGTCGCAATTTTCCAGCTAAGTGAAGAACATTGTTACCCTCAAAATCAACTAATTGTGTCATCAAATCCTTGGAGTCTCCCTTGCTTAATATTAGTCGGTATATATCTTCTTGTCGATATAGAATAGCAATGTGAAGTAAGCTTCTTTTCTCTGAACTCACTTCAAATATCAAATATGGATGGTACTTAAAAAGAATTTCTAATATCATAACGTTTCCAGATTTTGCTGCATCAAACATCGCCTTTGACAATTGTTCAGGGTTGAGAGACtctttcacttcttccattcgcTCAAACATCGAGCTCACTAACTTTAGATGGTCAGTAATTTCCTTGGACAATGCTGCCATtgagtttaaattaattattagtcaTCTGAGCGTGGTATTTAGTTTAATACAGTGCATGTTGgattttaatttctcttttaattaaagagttaaatttctcttttatcttcttttttgtttatctATTTCTCATTACATATAGTGTTTTCATTATCACCTGACAAGACAAACCTTGTTAGTCGAAGTACATCAGCTGCGTTTAGATTCAACAGAGCGATCGTGTTGGAAACTATATATTCTTATTTGGAGATAATCGTCTTGTACATGTGGATACGTCTAGGGCAAGAAGGTATGTATTTGTAGGGTATACACGAGAGAAAAAGGACTACAAATTGCAGTGCACCAAAAAATATCAACTATTTACGCCTGGCTATGGAATTAGGttcacaaaactaaagtaaCATCTATGAGctagaaaaataaagtttttaggAGTTATAAGTACTCACAAAGTTGAGCAAGGATTTCCAAAGGTGTCGATCGATCTTCATTTTCTACGGTAACCAATTTTGGGTAGCGATCCAACAAATCTGATGCCACAGCTGTAATGGGCATAATGAAGTGAAAGAAGATTatgcaaaagaaaaatggaagaatgataaattattgtttaacaTGCAAAGTGAAGAAAGCAGACAGTGCAGTGAAACAGTTGTGACGGTGGATGAGCATACTGTAAAGGTTGTTGGTGATGGTAAAGAAAAATAGCTTGACGATTTCTTCTTCGAAAGTTAGATTGTTGTTTAGGTCGTGTAGGTCCTTTAATGTTTTTTGAAGTAAGAACTCTGTGATTTTAAGGTGGCCTGCAGAAGATGCTAATTGAATCGGCAGCATATTCTTTCGGCCTCTAATCCACAGCAACCTTCCATTCTTGTTCAACAGAATTTCAGCAATTCCGACGTTGCCTGTAATGGCAGCCAAACAGAAGGGTGTATTCCTATCTGCCATGCGAATTTCCAAATCTTGCATGTTCATACAACTTATCAGCTTTTGTACAGAACTGGTTTTTCCCATTATTACAGCAATATGTAGGGCTGTAAGTCTGCTATCAGTCATTGGAATTTGCCACCAATAAGGATGGATTCGGCAACATGATGAAGTCTCACTCCAATTTCCTGAAGCTGCTGCCACATATATTTCCCTTTTATCTTTTCCTGCATTTATACAATCACATTTCTAAATCTTCAGGGATGTCTTATattgaaatgaaagaaaattgtaaaaaagCATTATGATTGATTTCCAATCAccatttttaaacaataaaaaaatattattgtattcaATCAATATTATCCAAATTCTTTTAGGGTAACAAAATTTGTTGGTATTCAATACTATAAAAGAATTTATCACGTATTATAAAGTATacaataattgaaattttatgaatcttgtataattttttcatttatccGTATAAATATTACTTTCATGAAGTACTTTTTGTTTACTTATGtgagatttttatattttcattcaaagCTTTCTTA
Protein-coding sequences here:
- the LOC108341670 gene encoding uncharacterized protein LOC108341670; its protein translation is MADSDASIMPAADDIPKAENFTQVGVVSEERGRLQVQEHKISVSESARRKIHIAAASGNWIEALSYSRIPSQWWRIPLNGREMTALHVAVSMRKTSFAEKLVNCMEMHDLEIPMVDGNTAFCLAAMTGNVKIAGILLRKNRRLPWIRGQNNMLPIQLASSAGHISMAEFLFQALPLDLHNSMPFQDIANLFFFTIDNNIYSVASKLLNRYPKLATMENEGGFTALQMLAQISSSQEAIGDEDIVRSLFKGMGKEEESLNYAKLSTAMFDAAKYGNTMILKFIFKYYPELLFEVDSTKQRNLLHIAILHRQEAVYKLILKQGDFKNMMVQLVDFNDNNVLHLAAKLDKPEQKFGLSTNYVQMRTEETWFKEVQKIVPPSMKTKKNKDGLTPIELFHQSHKELHKESASELKSLANTLIVVATLIITLGISVAITIPLNDIDSTLTPIFRKKTWYIIFFISVGLETSFCAASMLFYASAILPSNVEPQDESIRLQENKVRFGSVTLFISAGFMLVASIASATLIFEFLSSWSPYFTFGVGVLVFILHFTLDHALWSKYISHLVLTLSKVTPVKFERLFGPISKVYKSYHPLQKRRSLN
- the LOC108341671 gene encoding uncharacterized protein LOC108341671, whose amino-acid sequence is MADADDTLGSTFSVKFDDIFAYADTEEVSIDVGEAQLPSLGELDRKDKREIYVAAASGNWSETSSCCRIHPYWWQIPMTDSRLTALHIAVIMGKTSSVQKLISCMNMQDLEIRMADRNTPFCLAAITGNVGIAEILLNKNGRLLWIRGRKNMLPIQLASSAGHLKITEFLLQKTLKDLHDLNNNLTFEEEIVKLFFFTITNNLYTVASDLLDRYPKLVTVENEDRSTPLEILAQLSLSKEITDHLKLVSSMFERMEEVKESLNPEQLSKAMFDAAKSGNVMILEILFKYHPYLIFEVSSEKRSLLHIAILYRQEDIYRLILSKGDSKDLMTQLVDFEGNNVLHLAGKLRPEPTFVLPTEHVLMRSEELWFQKVEQIVPAAMKTMRNKDGLTPKEEFYLSHKELHTKSVSGVRGSANTLLVVATLIISLGITGAMTIPIDDIDSTITPMFRKKTWYTLFFVSISIGTYLCASSILFYASIILPTRWKPEHEYVGLVQTKLEFGNMALFSSLGFMFIAIASGSILIFDFLPNWIFYFIAGIGCIPLIVHPTLDYGLWTHSATSVFTFCLAALRQKANLLSPIRG